From Bacteroidota bacterium, the proteins below share one genomic window:
- a CDS encoding right-handed parallel beta-helix repeat-containing protein yields MESNLMSKNLTLLLFVIGALPSLVSAQHSDTLLIRNTGIDVLAKTILGDTLSDGGRADVNRVYLLMRGERYVNRTTIANKGYHLRIAGQPSPLSGNDPGPAVIQLAPDSLRYLYNDRVTDLIIDGRGDLTISNVWFLSWIASGAQLWEPINEEKDSSHVRIDRCIFEWQEGPAIHVSGRWTNVYLTNTLFHNAIYKDEWWAGRVIYYTSPADTLVEINNTLENVGFGLIQSQGIGLNYYLCDHNTVVNCAKFCWLESYYSRAYIANNLLVNCHFTGERMIDRRFQDPDTLLYGQTINIDTLKAGGRRITQAEAIKRYGSDAVQIADDHTLEPTDPRELSRVVVYCNNASYFDTTGFYPFYRRYNAMIPTEAGKILPEPVANARTQLMWSWHPHMINHGSVDGIDPGFKQMPDNLPLILAFLNDMYSPSPKNDVFWGYDPDDLKDPAAARNMTVVYNNSSHGNYPTREDFAFSDRTLLGAGLDGYPVGDLNWFPDRLLRWTINKDLALMAEMLLNAK; encoded by the coding sequence AGCAATCTTATGAGCAAGAACCTCACTCTCCTTCTCTTTGTCATCGGAGCACTTCCTTCTCTGGTGTCGGCCCAGCATTCCGATACACTCCTGATCCGGAATACCGGCATCGACGTTCTCGCAAAAACGATTCTTGGGGATACGCTCTCGGACGGAGGACGAGCCGATGTGAATCGGGTGTATCTCCTGATGAGAGGGGAACGATACGTGAACAGAACAACGATCGCCAACAAAGGCTACCATTTGCGGATCGCCGGCCAGCCTTCTCCCCTTTCCGGAAATGACCCTGGTCCGGCGGTGATCCAGCTCGCCCCCGATTCATTACGGTATCTTTACAACGACCGGGTCACAGATTTGATCATAGACGGCCGCGGAGATCTGACGATATCCAACGTATGGTTTCTCTCGTGGATCGCCTCCGGAGCCCAGCTTTGGGAACCGATTAACGAAGAGAAAGACAGCTCTCATGTCCGGATCGACCGCTGCATCTTCGAGTGGCAGGAAGGTCCGGCAATTCACGTGAGCGGAAGATGGACAAACGTTTATCTTACCAACACACTGTTCCACAACGCAATTTACAAGGACGAGTGGTGGGCGGGGCGGGTTATCTATTATACTTCGCCGGCAGATACCCTCGTGGAGATCAACAACACGCTCGAAAACGTCGGCTTCGGACTGATTCAGTCGCAGGGAATCGGGCTTAATTATTATCTGTGCGATCATAACACCGTCGTAAATTGCGCGAAGTTTTGCTGGCTGGAAAGTTATTACAGCAGGGCGTATATCGCAAACAATCTTCTGGTCAATTGCCATTTCACGGGCGAGAGGATGATAGACCGCCGATTCCAGGATCCCGACACGCTGCTGTACGGCCAAACGATTAACATAGATACTCTTAAAGCGGGGGGCCGGAGGATAACCCAAGCCGAGGCGATAAAGCGCTACGGGAGCGACGCCGTCCAAATCGCAGACGACCACACACTCGAGCCTACAGATCCGCGGGAACTCAGCAGGGTCGTCGTTTATTGCAATAATGCAAGTTACTTTGACACAACCGGCTTCTACCCGTTCTACCGGAGATACAATGCAATGATCCCGACTGAAGCCGGGAAGATCCTTCCTGAACCTGTAGCAAACGCACGCACACAATTGATGTGGTCATGGCATCCCCATATGATCAATCATGGGTCTGTCGATGGGATCGATCCCGGCTTCAAACAAATGCCCGACAATCTGCCACTGATCCTCGCGTTCCTTAACGACATGTACTCGCCTTCGCCAAAGAATGACGTCTTCTGGGGATATGATCCCGACGATCTGAAAGATCCGGCGGCGGCAAGAAACATGACCGTCGTCTATAACAATTCATCCCACGGTAATTATCCGACGAGGGAGGATTTCGCGTTCAGCGATCGAACGTTGCTGGGAGCGGGCCTTGACGGCTATCCTGTCGGCGATTTGAATTGGTTCCCCGACAGGCTGCTTCGGTGGACCATCAACAAAGATCTCGCTTTGATGGCGGAAATGCTTTTGAACGCTAAATGA
- a CDS encoding AraC family transcriptional regulator produces MKSQSSNTAKTLLELAMKYCSREGSHPTILPGFKVVRRDRTSEAVPGRYETLVCLVLQGEKKVWSGRRVFRYDPENYLVSCVDVPATFQVTKASPEQPYIGLTLELQPSIVYEILHDSTLLDVKEEGSEGGFFVERVTPELADAFARLLKTLSNKNDVNVLAPSIVREIHYRLMNSRYGTKIRQLGVVGSKTQRIGKVVEHLQRDYAEPLSVASLARMANMSPSAFHLHFRQVTNMSPLQYQKQIRLQEARRILSLESTDAASVAFKVGYESPSQFSREYRRLFGQPPMRDLDRLRMTVPSQD; encoded by the coding sequence ATGAAAAGTCAAAGTTCCAACACGGCAAAAACCCTGCTCGAGCTTGCGATGAAATACTGCAGCCGTGAAGGGAGTCACCCCACCATTCTTCCGGGGTTTAAGGTTGTCAGAAGAGACAGAACATCGGAGGCTGTTCCCGGCAGATATGAGACACTCGTGTGTCTGGTTCTTCAGGGGGAAAAAAAGGTGTGGAGCGGGAGGAGGGTATTCCGGTATGATCCCGAAAATTACCTGGTCAGTTGTGTCGATGTGCCGGCTACTTTTCAAGTGACCAAAGCATCGCCCGAGCAGCCCTACATCGGCCTCACGCTTGAGTTACAGCCTTCCATCGTCTATGAAATACTCCACGACTCAACGCTTCTCGATGTCAAAGAGGAAGGTTCTGAGGGGGGATTTTTTGTAGAACGGGTAACGCCGGAACTCGCAGATGCCTTCGCACGATTATTGAAAACGCTTTCGAATAAAAACGACGTCAATGTTCTTGCCCCGTCGATCGTTCGGGAAATCCATTACCGTTTGATGAATTCCCGGTATGGAACGAAGATCCGGCAACTAGGGGTCGTCGGGAGCAAGACGCAAAGGATCGGCAAGGTCGTCGAGCACCTGCAAAGAGATTATGCAGAGCCGTTGAGTGTGGCCAGTTTAGCACGCATGGCAAACATGAGCCCGTCGGCATTTCATCTGCATTTCCGTCAGGTGACCAATATGAGTCCGCTGCAGTATCAGAAACAGATCAGGCTGCAGGAAGCCCGCAGGATCCTGAGCCTTGAATCAACGGACGCGGCGAGTGTTGCGTTCAAGGTGGGATATGAAAGTCCGTCGCAGTTCAGCCGGGAATACCGCCGGCTCTTCGGACAGCCGCCGATGCGTGATTTGGATCGACTCCGGATGACGGTGCCATCTCAGGATTAA
- a CDS encoding dihydrofolate reductase family protein: MRPRIICHMLSSIDGRIDGKILDRVIARGEYETTGAELKGDAWICGRTTMQLHFADKRPFVSRSRKPSGPQPVFVATRAKSYAVAVDTTGKLRWSSNDIDGDHLVCIVSERAPLDYLTMLRGRKISYIVTGRSSVDLAKAVQLLHEHFGIKRLLLEGGGNINGAFLDAGLIDELSLLLVPGIDGRREIPTVFDGMNPKRRHGTALRLLSAAKRKGGTLWLRYQTIS; the protein is encoded by the coding sequence ATGAGACCAAGAATCATCTGCCACATGCTCTCCTCGATCGATGGCAGGATCGACGGAAAAATTCTCGACCGTGTCATCGCTAGAGGAGAATATGAAACCACGGGAGCTGAGCTCAAAGGCGATGCCTGGATCTGCGGCAGAACCACGATGCAGCTCCATTTTGCCGACAAGAGGCCGTTTGTTTCCCGGTCCCGAAAACCATCGGGCCCTCAACCTGTGTTCGTTGCCACACGTGCAAAGAGCTACGCCGTTGCCGTGGACACAACCGGCAAGCTTCGCTGGTCCTCCAATGATATTGATGGCGATCATCTCGTGTGCATCGTCAGCGAGCGTGCGCCGCTGGATTATCTCACCATGCTGCGCGGCCGGAAGATTTCGTACATCGTGACGGGCAGGTCTTCCGTCGATCTGGCCAAAGCTGTTCAGCTTCTGCATGAACATTTCGGCATCAAGCGTCTTCTGCTTGAAGGAGGCGGGAACATCAACGGCGCATTCCTCGATGCGGGCTTGATCGATGAGTTAAGCCTGCTCCTGGTCCCGGGCATCGACGGGCGCCGGGAGATCCCGACCGTCTTCGACGGGATGAATCCAAAGCGCAGACACGGTACAGCGCTGCGATTACTCTCAGCGGCCAAACGTAAAGGGGGCACGCTTTGGCTGCGATATCAAACGATCTCATAA
- a CDS encoding aldo/keto reductase codes for MKKRKLGKSGLEVSALGLGCMGMSFAYGPVPDKKEMISLIRAAVEQGVTFFDTAEAYGPFTNEELVGEALAPFRKDVVIATKFGFKYGPKGENLGQDSQPAHIRQVAEASLKRLKVDAIDLFYQHRVDTDTPIEDVAGTVKDLIREGKVKHFGMSEAGVKTIRKAHAVQPVTAVQSEYSLWWRRPEEELLPTLEELGIGFVPFSPLGKGFLTGKIDEKTTFDKSDFRNIVPRFTPENRKANQAMVDLLANIAKQKKATPAQIALAWLLARKPWIVPIPGTTKLTRLEENIGAASIMLTSADLSDITATLEQIKIVGERYPEALEKRTGL; via the coding sequence ATGAAAAAAAGAAAATTGGGAAAAAGCGGTCTGGAGGTCTCGGCCCTCGGACTCGGATGCATGGGAATGAGCTTTGCCTATGGTCCGGTACCGGATAAAAAGGAGATGATCTCACTGATACGGGCTGCCGTCGAACAGGGCGTCACATTCTTCGACACTGCGGAAGCGTACGGCCCGTTCACAAACGAAGAGCTTGTCGGCGAGGCCCTCGCCCCGTTTCGCAAAGATGTGGTGATCGCCACCAAATTCGGTTTCAAATACGGACCGAAGGGAGAGAACCTGGGCCAGGATAGCCAGCCGGCTCACATCAGACAGGTTGCCGAAGCTTCGCTCAAACGGCTGAAGGTCGACGCGATCGATCTCTTCTACCAACACCGCGTCGACACGGACACGCCGATCGAAGACGTCGCCGGCACGGTGAAAGATCTCATTCGGGAAGGAAAAGTGAAACACTTCGGAATGTCGGAGGCCGGGGTGAAGACGATTCGGAAAGCGCACGCAGTACAACCCGTGACCGCGGTTCAGAGCGAGTACTCGCTCTGGTGGAGACGTCCTGAGGAGGAATTGCTGCCGACGCTCGAGGAACTTGGGATCGGGTTCGTTCCATTCAGCCCGCTTGGAAAAGGGTTCCTGACCGGGAAGATCGACGAGAAAACGACCTTTGACAAATCAGACTTCCGCAACATCGTCCCCCGCTTTACACCCGAGAATCGAAAAGCGAATCAAGCAATGGTCGACCTGCTCGCAAACATTGCCAAGCAGAAGAAAGCAACACCTGCGCAGATCGCACTTGCATGGCTTCTTGCACGGAAACCCTGGATCGTCCCGATCCCGGGAACGACGAAACTGACCCGTTTGGAAGAAAATATCGGAGCAGCAAGTATCATGTTGACTTCGGCAGACTTGAGCGACATTACGGCGACGCTTGAACAAATCAAAATAGTCGGTGAGCGTTATCCGGAAGCACTGGAAAAAAGAACAGGACTATAA
- a CDS encoding cupin domain-containing protein — translation MNTLENQNAIFPKGEKASADYFTGTAWVNILVPRDETGSYAIGNVVFEPGCRNNWHKHPAGQILLVTDGKGYYQEKGKPARLLKRGDIVVIPSHVEHWHGAAHDSNFTHLVVTNNSKNGAVEWLSPVSDEEYYSVQPSRSKPKK, via the coding sequence ATGAATACTCTAGAAAATCAAAACGCAATTTTTCCCAAAGGTGAAAAAGCATCGGCTGACTATTTCACCGGAACCGCATGGGTGAATATCCTGGTTCCGCGGGATGAGACGGGAAGCTATGCGATAGGCAACGTCGTCTTTGAGCCGGGCTGCCGAAACAACTGGCACAAACACCCCGCAGGACAAATCCTGCTCGTGACCGACGGCAAAGGCTACTATCAGGAAAAGGGGAAACCGGCACGTTTGCTGAAGAGAGGCGATATCGTCGTCATCCCATCTCACGTCGAACACTGGCACGGCGCTGCGCACGACAGCAATTTCACACACCTGGTCGTCACCAACAACTCCAAGAACGGCGCCGTGGAATGGTTGTCACCCGTGAGCGATGAAGAATATTACAGCGTTCAACCTTCACGATCTAAGCCAAAAAAATGA
- a CDS encoding carboxymuconolactone decarboxylase family protein, which produces MNLTKTAIKNHEELFPNHRSTLQQTDPELIEIFDNFAFDEVTSCGGLETRTRVMMILASTIASQALSEYKVMLGAALNVGVMPVEIKEILYQSVPYVGIAKVLDFIHATNDLIKGKGIQLPLEGQSTTSPETRHEKGLALRNRIFGDTTEKMYRDSPKNQLHIQKFLSANCFGDYYTRRGLDLKTRELLTFAMLVSLGGAEPQVKGHIQGNMNIGNGKEILLSVVTQLLPYIGYPRALNAIRCLNEVEPE; this is translated from the coding sequence ATGAATCTGACAAAAACTGCGATCAAAAACCATGAAGAACTGTTCCCTAACCATCGATCGACGCTCCAACAAACCGACCCGGAACTGATCGAGATCTTTGACAACTTCGCTTTCGACGAAGTTACTAGCTGCGGAGGATTGGAGACAAGGACAAGGGTGATGATGATCCTGGCATCGACTATCGCAAGTCAGGCTTTAAGCGAGTACAAAGTGATGCTCGGCGCCGCTCTGAATGTTGGAGTAATGCCCGTCGAGATCAAGGAAATTCTCTACCAGTCGGTGCCGTACGTAGGCATTGCAAAGGTTCTGGATTTCATTCATGCGACAAACGACTTGATAAAGGGGAAGGGAATACAACTGCCGTTGGAGGGGCAATCGACCACTTCACCAGAAACACGACACGAGAAGGGATTAGCACTACGGAACCGGATCTTCGGCGATACGACAGAAAAAATGTACCGCGATTCGCCCAAGAATCAGCTCCATATTCAAAAATTCTTATCGGCAAATTGTTTTGGCGATTACTACACGAGAAGAGGTCTGGACCTCAAAACACGCGAACTGCTCACGTTTGCCATGCTCGTTTCATTGGGGGGAGCCGAGCCTCAGGTGAAAGGACACATCCAGGGGAACATGAATATTGGCAACGGAAAAGAGATCCTGCTGAGTGTTGTTACACAATTATTACCTTACATAGGATACCCGAGGGCATTGAATGCGATACGATGTTTGAATGAGGTCGAGCCGGAGTAA
- a CDS encoding aldo/keto reductase — protein sequence MQKVQLNNGLEMPILGFGVFQVTKAGECEEAVYEAIRTGYRLIDTAASYGNETEVGKGIKRSGVARDELFITTKLWIEQTGYENTKKAFEKSLKNLQSEYLDLYLIHQPYGDVHGSWRAMEELYREGRVRAIGVSNFQPDRVMDLIVFNKVVPAVNQIETHPFNQQTETAGFLKANGVQIESWGPFAEGRNNLFQNELLVSLAGKYKRSVAQIVLRWLIQRSVVVIPKSVRKERMIENFNVFDFELSSEDMDLIVSLDTKKSLFFDHRDPEIIKWFASRKLDI from the coding sequence ATGCAAAAAGTTCAGCTAAACAACGGTCTGGAAATGCCCATCTTAGGGTTTGGCGTATTTCAGGTGACGAAGGCCGGTGAATGCGAAGAAGCTGTCTATGAAGCGATACGCACCGGCTACCGTTTGATCGACACCGCCGCTTCGTACGGAAACGAAACGGAGGTCGGCAAGGGGATCAAAAGAAGCGGCGTAGCAAGGGACGAACTCTTCATTACCACCAAACTCTGGATCGAGCAGACCGGGTACGAAAACACAAAGAAGGCTTTTGAGAAGTCGTTGAAGAACCTGCAGTCAGAGTATTTGGATCTGTACCTGATTCATCAGCCCTACGGAGACGTTCACGGCTCGTGGCGGGCAATGGAAGAATTGTATCGGGAGGGGAGGGTCCGGGCCATCGGTGTCAGCAACTTCCAGCCGGACCGGGTCATGGATCTGATAGTCTTCAACAAAGTTGTCCCGGCTGTAAATCAGATTGAAACGCATCCGTTCAATCAACAAACGGAAACTGCCGGATTTTTGAAGGCGAACGGGGTCCAGATCGAATCCTGGGGACCGTTTGCTGAAGGGAGAAACAATCTTTTTCAGAATGAATTATTGGTTTCTTTGGCCGGGAAGTATAAGAGATCAGTCGCTCAGATCGTGCTGCGGTGGTTGATACAAAGAAGCGTCGTCGTTATCCCTAAATCGGTTCGCAAGGAAAGAATGATAGAGAATTTCAACGTATTCGATTTTGAGCTGAGCTCTGAAGATATGGATCTGATCGTATCCCTCGACACGAAGAAAAGCCTCTTCTTCGATCATCGTGACCCGGAGATCATAAAATGGTTCGCGAGCAGAAAGCTCGATATCTAA
- a CDS encoding NAD(P)H-binding protein: MRNVIILGASGNIARRVIDILVKEDDIKLTLFLRNKSRLGNQNISKCRIVEGNVLDYDQLQEALTGQDIVYANLSGDLEAMAKNIVKAMGEKGVKRLIFISSIGIYDVPLRPVLKPYRKAADVIEASGHEYTILRPTWFTDADEVDYETTRKGEPEKGSVISQKSLAAFIASIIQSPEKYRRESLGVNKPNS, translated from the coding sequence ATAAGAAATGTGATCATTCTAGGCGCCAGTGGAAACATCGCCAGGCGTGTCATTGATATCCTGGTAAAAGAGGATGACATCAAACTGACACTGTTTCTGCGTAACAAGAGCAGATTAGGAAACCAAAACATTTCTAAATGCCGCATTGTTGAAGGCAATGTTCTGGACTACGATCAATTGCAAGAGGCTCTCACAGGACAAGATATCGTCTATGCAAATCTTTCGGGCGACCTGGAAGCTATGGCGAAAAATATCGTGAAGGCAATGGGCGAAAAAGGGGTCAAGAGACTCATCTTTATCAGCTCAATAGGGATCTATGATGTTCCTTTGAGGCCCGTATTGAAGCCTTACCGAAAAGCTGCCGATGTCATAGAAGCGTCCGGCCATGAATATACTATTCTGAGACCGACCTGGTTTACCGATGCAGATGAAGTCGATTATGAAACGACGAGAAAAGGCGAGCCGGAAAAGGGATCGGTGATTTCGCAAAAAAGCCTGGCCGCCTTCATCGCATCAATCATCCAGTCGCCGGAAAAATATCGCCGCGAAAGTCTCGGTGTGAACAAACCGAATTCGTAA
- a CDS encoding zinc-dependent alcohol dehydrogenase family protein: protein MKAAVLYGPRDVRFEERDTPRITHPTDAIIRISAACVCGSDLWPYRGINPVTQPTPMGHEYCGIVEEVGKSVNSVKPGQFVIGSFFASDNTCPHCKAGYHSSCQHKELVGGAQAPLLRVPLADGTLVATPEIPSPELIPSLLALSDVMGTGWFAAKAANVKPGTTVAVVGDGAVGLLGVLAAKQMGAGRIIAMSRHQSRQKLASEFGATDIVTERGDEGVARIKQLTNGVGADAVLECVGTAESMTQAIHSTRPGGTVGYVGVPHGVELKGEELFFKHVRLFGGPAPVRHYLPELIELVWNRKINPGKVFDLTLPLERVAEGYRAMDERRAIKAMLRP, encoded by the coding sequence ATGAAAGCTGCAGTCTTATACGGTCCACGCGACGTGCGTTTCGAAGAACGTGACACGCCGAGGATAACGCATCCGACCGATGCCATCATCAGAATATCCGCCGCCTGCGTGTGCGGGTCAGACCTCTGGCCCTACCGCGGCATCAATCCAGTCACTCAGCCGACGCCGATGGGGCACGAGTACTGCGGCATCGTCGAGGAGGTCGGCAAATCAGTCAACTCGGTCAAACCCGGCCAGTTCGTCATCGGTTCGTTTTTTGCTTCAGACAACACCTGTCCCCATTGCAAGGCAGGCTATCACTCCTCCTGCCAGCACAAAGAACTCGTCGGCGGAGCGCAGGCGCCATTGTTGCGCGTGCCGCTTGCAGACGGGACACTCGTGGCAACGCCGGAAATTCCTTCGCCCGAACTGATCCCGAGCTTGCTGGCTCTCTCCGATGTGATGGGCACCGGTTGGTTCGCGGCCAAGGCAGCAAACGTGAAGCCGGGAACTACAGTCGCTGTCGTAGGCGACGGAGCCGTCGGATTGCTCGGCGTTCTCGCAGCAAAGCAAATGGGGGCCGGGCGGATCATCGCGATGAGCCGCCACCAGTCCCGCCAGAAGCTGGCCAGTGAGTTCGGAGCAACCGACATCGTGACCGAACGCGGCGACGAGGGCGTTGCAAGAATCAAGCAGCTGACGAACGGGGTCGGCGCTGACGCAGTGCTGGAGTGCGTGGGCACCGCGGAGTCCATGACGCAGGCCATCCATTCTACCCGCCCGGGCGGAACTGTCGGCTATGTCGGCGTGCCGCATGGAGTCGAACTAAAGGGGGAAGAATTGTTTTTTAAGCACGTCCGCCTTTTCGGCGGTCCCGCGCCCGTGCGCCATTACCTTCCCGAGTTGATAGAGTTGGTGTGGAATAGGAAAATCAATCCGGGCAAGGTGTTCGATCTGACCCTTCCACTCGAACGGGTGGCAGAAGGCTACCGCGCCATGGACGAACGGCGCGCAATCAAAGCGATGTTGAGACCTTGA
- a CDS encoding sulfite exporter TauE/SafE family protein, translated as MAINAGYLLLGLLAGVLSGFIGIGGGVLIVPALVFIFGFSQHQAQGTTLALLVPPVGILAAWTYYKQGFVDLRVAAIIVAGFIVGSWVGARYATQISNEALGKGFGVVLIVIGVKMVMGK; from the coding sequence ATGGCAATCAACGCAGGCTATCTTCTTCTCGGTCTTCTGGCGGGTGTGCTCAGCGGGTTTATCGGCATTGGAGGAGGAGTGTTGATCGTCCCGGCTCTCGTCTTCATTTTCGGATTCTCGCAGCATCAGGCGCAGGGGACGACGCTGGCGCTGCTCGTTCCGCCGGTCGGCATCCTTGCGGCGTGGACGTACTACAAACAGGGGTTTGTTGACCTCCGCGTTGCGGCGATCATTGTTGCGGGCTTCATCGTCGGTAGCTGGGTGGGCGCCCGGTATGCGACCCAAATCTCCAACGAAGCCCTCGGCAAGGGATTCGGCGTCGTGCTGATCGTGATCGGCGTGAAGATGGTCATGGGAAAATAA
- a CDS encoding sugar phosphate nucleotidyltransferase — MPRRNDHVWGIILAAGDGRRLKQYIRSRFNSDCPKQFCAFTGTRSMLAHTIARAQLWIPPERIMVTLNSKQTPFAGNDVAGLEEQNIILQPSNKETTASILLPLLHVLRRDPDARVVIFPSDHFIIEEERFMDNVAAAAEFVENHSKYLLLLGVELREHLTDYGWIESSMKISDIDGYEVFRVKRFLEKPNSEKLSSVQLEHCLLNTMVFVGAGATMMRKFRLLTPAVFQAFKKIDADLLSPHEAATVSKVYADLPSVDFSGTILEHDAHGLAVLRVNNVYWSDWGNAERIRADLAHLSDGSEL, encoded by the coding sequence ATGCCGCGTCGCAACGATCATGTTTGGGGAATTATCCTCGCCGCCGGCGATGGAAGAAGACTGAAACAATACATCCGCTCGCGTTTTAATTCCGACTGTCCGAAACAATTTTGCGCATTCACCGGCACGCGCTCGATGCTCGCGCATACGATCGCCAGAGCGCAGCTCTGGATCCCCCCCGAGCGGATCATGGTGACGCTCAACAGTAAGCAGACCCCGTTCGCGGGGAATGATGTGGCCGGACTTGAAGAGCAGAACATCATCCTCCAGCCGTCGAATAAAGAGACGACAGCCAGCATTCTTCTTCCGCTGCTCCACGTTCTCCGCCGGGACCCCGACGCGCGTGTTGTCATCTTTCCGTCCGACCATTTTATCATCGAAGAAGAAAGATTCATGGACAATGTTGCTGCGGCCGCGGAGTTTGTGGAAAACCATTCGAAGTATCTCCTCCTCCTCGGGGTCGAGCTGCGGGAACACCTGACCGACTACGGATGGATTGAATCAAGCATGAAGATTTCGGATATTGACGGGTACGAGGTCTTCCGCGTGAAGCGTTTTTTGGAAAAGCCGAACAGCGAAAAGCTGAGCTCGGTGCAGCTCGAGCATTGCTTGCTCAACACGATGGTGTTCGTTGGAGCGGGGGCGACGATGATGAGGAAGTTCCGGCTGCTGACGCCTGCCGTCTTCCAGGCGTTCAAGAAGATCGATGCAGATCTGCTCTCTCCGCACGAAGCGGCAACGGTGTCGAAGGTGTATGCGGACCTTCCGTCCGTCGATTTCTCCGGGACGATCCTCGAGCACGACGCGCACGGCCTCGCCGTTCTCCGCGTCAACAACGTCTATTGGAGCGACTGGGGGAATGCCGAAAGGATCCGTGCGGACCTCGCCCATTTAAGCGACGGCAGCGAGCTGTAG